Proteins found in one Brachypodium distachyon strain Bd21 chromosome 5, Brachypodium_distachyon_v3.0, whole genome shotgun sequence genomic segment:
- the LOC100837141 gene encoding peroxidase 2, with protein MAPSKHTFGTCGITALLLLLSAALVSAKLSTEFYDETCPDALDIIEDAVRAAVSKESRMGASLLRLHFHDCFVNGCDGSVLLDGANGEKNAVPNKNSLRGFELIDNIKAELEDSCAKVVSCADILAVAARDSVVALGGPTWEVELGRRDGTTSSLDAANNDLPAPSSDLGALIKAFSDKGLTAKDMVALSGAHTIGQARCVNFRDRLYNENATLDATLASSLKPRCPSTASNGDDNTSPLDPSTSYVFDNFYYKNLMKKKGLLHSDQQLFNGGSADAQTTGYASATGMAGFFDDFRVAMVKMGGIGVVTGAGGQVRVNCRKAN; from the exons ATGGCGCCATCCAAGCACACCTTCGGTACCTGCGGCATCACggccttgctcctcctcctctctgccGCTCTCGTCTCGGCTAAGCTCTCCACCGAATTCTACGACGAGACCTGCCCCGACGCCCTGGACATCATCGAGGACGCCGTGAGAGCCGCCGTCTCCAAAGAGTCCCGCATGGGGGCCTCGCTGCTCCGCCTCCATTTCCACGACTGCTTTGTCAAT GGCTGTGACGGGTCAGTGCTGCTGGACGGCGCCAACGGCGAGAAGAACGCGGTGCCAAACAAGAACTCCCTCCGTGGGTTCGAGCTGATCGACAACATCAAGGCGGAGCTCGAGGACTCCTGCGCCAAGGtcgtctcctgcgccgacatcctcgccgtcgccgcccgcgaCTCCGTCGTCGCC CTGGGCGGGCCAACGTGGGAGGTGGAGCTAGGCCGAAGGGACGGGACAACCTCAAGCCTAGACGCCGCGAACAACGACCTCCCGGCACCATCCTCCGACCTCGGCGCCCTCATCAAGGCATTCTCCGACAAAGGCCTGACCGCAAAAGACATGGTGGCGCTGTCCGGCGCGCACACGATCGGGCAAGCCCGGTGCGTCAACTTCAGGGACCGGCTCTACAACGAGAACGCCACCCTGGACGCCACGCTGGCCTCGTCGCTGAAGCCGAGGTGCCCGTCGACGGCGAGCAACGGCGACGACAACACCTCGCCGCTCGACCCCTCCACGTCATACGTCTTCGACAACTTTTATTACAAGAAtctgatgaagaagaagggcctgCTGCACTCGGACCAGCAGCTGTTTAATGGCGGGTCGGCCGACGCGCAGACCACGGGGTACGCGTCGGCGACCGGCATGGCGGGGTTCTTTGATGATTTCCGTGTCGCCATGGTGAAGATGGGCGGCATTGGGGTGGTCACTGGGGCTGGGGGGCAGGTCAGGGTTAACTGCAGGAAGGCCAACTGA
- the LOC100835678 gene encoding wall-associated receptor kinase-like 8 has protein sequence MTISISSSRQLALVGMIGALAFELLVAAGPIALPGCPESCGRIAVPYPFGIGKGCSHPGFNLTCDKTRHPPKLFLGNGVEVLGISLMDGTVWIRSNVLRSDFQEFNGSWPGPATVVPRPFTVLSRRNWFVAYGCNIIARLMPPGVLGLVESDAYTSTCAAMCVGGQQNFTGSSCSGIARCRTYIAWELLTHPYAIQVTQLSVLGGGSLPYTGVYVFVVDKDWFSRNEDEMLLNFTKSYQRTITESVPAVLEWWLDLISDEDMLPLSVGPRSSYFRCSSLNSVSYYADLNYEKRRCNCSLGYEGNPYITDGCQDINECQQPDVYPCVHGNCINMPGTYQCATKKSISRLPGLITVIAISAGSGVLFSLLGIAKVTNKLKQQRAKKLRQKFFKKNHGLLLQQLISSNEDIAQRTKIFSLAELEQATNKFDNSRILGGGGHGTVYKGILSDQRVVAIKKAKIVVQRETDQFINEVVILSQTNHRNVVKLFGCCLEMEVPLLVYEFISNGTLSFHLHGQSEDPLSWKDRLRIALETARAIAYLHSAASISVYHRDIKCANILLTDTLTAKVSDFGASRSIAIDETGVLTAVQGTYGYLDPEYYYTSRLTEKSDVYSFGVILAELLTRVTPVFSSHSSEGTSLASHFVSLLRDSRLLDILDAQIVEEGGAEDATVVARIAEACLSLKGEERPTMRQVETALEDVQSSKVHHNSRTTRVSQNAVKGHSCKGGKGDEGTRLYSLEKEFIQSSEIPR, from the exons ATGACGATTTCAATCTCTTCTTCCCGTCAACTAGCGCTTGTAGGCATGATCGGAGCACTTGCGTTTGAGCTGCTGGTGGCAGCAGGCCCAATAGCCTTGCCCGGCTGCCCGGAAAGCTGCGGCCGTATTGCCGTGCCGTACCCTTTTGGCATTGGCAAAGGCTGCTCCCACCCAGGCTTTAATCTTACTTGCGACAAGACGCGGCATCCACCAAAGCTGTTCCTGGGCAACGGCGTGGAAGTGCTCGGCATCTCCTTGATGGACGGCACAGTATGGATCCGCAGCAACGTTCTGCGATCAGATTTCCAAGAGTTCAACGGCTCATGGCCTGGCCCTGCTACGGTCGTCCCCAGGCCATTCACGGTGTTGAGCCGGCGGAACTGGTTCGTGGCATATGGCTGCAACATCATAGCGCGGCTCATGCCCCCGGGGGTGCTCGGTCTTGTGGAAAGCGACGCCTACACCAGCACCTGCGCCGCCATGTGTGTGGGCGGACAGCAGAATTTCACCGGCTCATCATGCTCCGGCATCGCGCGCTGCCGGACATACATCGCGTGGGAGCTGCTGACTCATCCATACGCCATCCAGGTTACGCAGCTCTCTGTGCTGGGCGGCGGTTCCTTGCCATACACAGGTGTGTATGTGTTTGTTGTTGATAAGGACTGGTTCAGCAGAAACGAAGACGAGATGCTGCTCAACTTCACAAAATCCTATCAGCGCACTATCACTGAGAGTGTACCTGCTGTGTTGGAGTGGTGGTTAGATTTGATCAGCGACGAGGACATGTTGCCCTTGTCTGTCGGGCCCAGGTCTTCTTATTTTAGATGCTCAAGCTTAAACAGTGTTAGCTATTACGCTGATCTAAATTATGAGAAAAGACGGTGCAATTGTTCCCTAGGATATGAGGGCAATCCTTATATCACTGATGGATGCCAAG ATATCAACGAGTGCCAACAGCCAGATGTTTATCCATGTGTTCATGGAAACTGCATCAATATGCCAGGGACATACCAATGTGCAACAAAGAAAAGTATCAGCAGGCTCCCAG GTTTAATTACTGTCATTGCAATTAGTGCTGGTTCCGGCGTACTGTTTTCACTTCTGGGCATCGCCAAAGTCACCAATAAACTCAAGCAACAAAGAGCCAAGAAGTTGAGACAGAAGTTCTTCAAGAAAAACCATGGACTGCTTCTGCAACAATTAATCTCTTCAAACGAAGATATAGCCCAAAGAACAAAGATTTTCAGCTTGGCAGAGCTAGAGCAAGCAACCAACAAATTTGACAATAGTCGCAtccttggcggcggtggccatggcACAGTGTATAAAGGCATCTTATCTGATCAACGTGTTGTGGCCATCAAGAAGGCTAAAATTGTTGTGCAGAGGGAAACCGACCAGTTCATAAATGAGGTTGTGATACTTTCACAGACAAACCATAGGAATGTGGTGAAGCTCTTTGGGTGCTGCCTCGAGATGGAAGTTCCTCTACTAGTTTATGAGTTCATATCAAATGGAACTCTCTCGTTTCATCTCCATGGCCAAAGTGAGGACCCTTTGTCATGGAAAGATAGGTTGAGGATAGCACTAGAGACTGCAAGGGCCATTGCATATCTACACTCTGCTGCTTCCATATCAGTATACCATAGAGATATCAAATGTGCAAATATACTACTTACTGATACTTTAACAGCAAAAGTATCAGATTTTGGAGCTTCAAGGTCAATTGCAATAGATGAGACAGGAGTACTTACAGCCGTCCAAGGAACATATGGTTACCTTGATCCCGAATATTACTACACTAGTCGACTCACAGAGAAGAGCGATGTTTATAGCTTTGGAGTCATCCTTGCAGAGCTACTGACAAGGGTAACCccagttttttcttctcattcGTCAGAAGGCACAAGCCTAGCATCCCATTTTGTGTCCCTATTAAGGGACAGTCGTTTGTTAGATATTCTAGATGCACAAATTGTTGAGGAGGGAGGGGCTGAAGATGCTACCGTGGTTGCAAGGATAGCAGAAGCATGCTTAAGTTTAAAAGGTGAAGAAAGGCCTACAATGAGGCAAGTGGAGACAGCACTTGAAGATGTGCAGAGCTCAAAGGTTCATCACAATTCTCGGACAACAAGAGTGAGCCAGAATGCTGTAAAAGGTCATTCTTGCAAGGGAGGCAAAGGCGACGAAGGAACTAGATTGTACAGCTTGGAGAAAGAGTTCATCCAATCATCTGAAATTCCAAGATGA